The window ATTTATCTCTAAAACTTTCCTTTCCTGGATGATGTGCTCTTTTATTCCACTTCCATACAGTTTTTCTGCTTATTCCAAGAAATTCAGCAATTTCTTTTGTTTTCTTTCCTGCCTTCTTTGCCATAACCATTATTCTCCTCATTTCTGGAGTAACATGTGACATTTCCCATTCCCTCCTATAAAGAATGGGAAATTGGTTTAAGAAATGTTACCGATCTGTGTTTACTTTACAGCTCAGAAAAACTTAAATTTAACTGTTTGATTAACCAAAAATGAAAAAGATTTATCTTGACCATGCCGCAACAACACCAGTTGATAGAGAAGTTTTAGAGGAAATGTTACCATTTTTTAATGAAAAATTTGGAAATGCATCCAGCTTACATTCTTGGGGAAGAGAGGCAAAAAAGGCAATTGAAGAAGCCCGAGAAAGAGTTGCAAAACTTATAAATGCAGATGCAAGTAGAATAATATTTACTGGTAGTGGAACAGAAAGCGACAACCTTGCAATAAAGGGCATTGCATTTTCTAAAGGAAAAGGACACATAATAACAAGCAAAATAGAGCACCCCGCTGTGCTGGAGACATGCAAATATTTGGAAAAGAAGGGTTTTGAAGTTACCTATCTGCCTGTTGATAATTATGGGCTTGTAAATATTGATGATTTAGAGAATGAAATAAGAGAAGACACAATATTGATTTCAATAATGCATGCAAACAATGAAATTGGAACAATAGAGAATATAGAAGAAATTGGAAAAATAGCAAAGAAAAATGACATAGTTTTTCACACAGATGCTGTCCAAAGCGTTGGAAAAATAGAGGTAGACGCTAAAAAAATTAATGTGGATATGCTATCACTTTCTTCCCATAAAATTTATGGTCCAAAGGGAGTGGGCGGGCTATATATAAGAGAGGGATTAAAAATCGAGCCAATTCTTCACGGCGGCGGGCACGAGGGCGGCCTGCGCTCCTCAACAGAAAATGTGGCGGGAATAGTAGGGTTTGGGAAGGCGTGCGAGCTTGCTGGCAAAAGATGGAGGAGCGATGCAGAAAAGATGAGGAAATTGAGGAACAAAATAATAAAAAATACCCTTGAAATAGAGGAGGCATATCTTACTGGGCATCCTGAAAAAAGGTTGCCAAACAGTGCGAGTTTTTATTTTAAGGGAATAGAAGGAGAAAGCCTTGTTCTTCTTCTTGATTCAAAAGGAATTGCTGCATCAACTGGCTCGGCATGTTCTTCAAAAAAATTACAGCCATCTCATGTGCTTCTTGCAATAGGAATTAAGCCCGAGCATGCTCATGGTTCTTTAAGAATTACTCTTGGAAGGGAAAATGAGGAAGAGGAAATTGATTATTTCCTTGAAATTCTGCCAGAAATTGTTAAAAAACTCAGGGAAATATCACCTCTTTGGAAGAAAAGCTAAGCATAAAATTTCACAATAAACTTTGTTACATCCCTTCTAACATTTTTTCCCTTAATTGCATCTTTTATAAAATGAGAAATTTCTTCCATATCTCTTTCATCCATCCCTATATATGTTGCTTCCGCCACTCCAATTCTACCGATTGAATCTATAAATATATGATTTTTTTCCAAATCTTTAAAAATTTTTTTTATTCTTTCACCTGGCAAATCAATTAATATTTGATGGCTTTCTGTAAAATTTTTTTCCGGAAACTTTATTGGCAAACCATCACTCAAATTTTTTGCTAATGCTCTGGCATTTTTAACAATCTGCTCAGCATATTTTTTTCCATTTTTAATCATTTCTTCAATAACAATTCCAAGGGATGCTATCCTGTGCAAATGAGGATTATCAATAAGAGCAATTCCTCCTTCATAATCAAATTTTAAATATAAAGAAATTTTTTCTGCAATTTCATCATCATTTGTAAGAACTATTCCTCCCTGCGGCCCAGGAAATGATTTATGAGTGGATGCAATCATTACATCCGCTCCTTCTTTAAGCGGCTGCTGGAATTTTCCTCCCGCTATTAAGCCAAGAACATGAGAGGCATCATAAGCTATAACTCCCTCTATTTTTTTTCGCAACTCTTTTAAGGGATGAGGAAAAAGAATTGTTGAAGATGCTATAAGGGTTAGTGGAAAACTATTTTCCTCGAGCTTGCTCTTATCCACTACATAATCTTTTACTGGTAGAGGATAAAACTCTCTTTCAAATTTTTTAAAACCAAATGGATAGCCTCCTTCCTCTTTCGGAATTCCAGCCACCTTGTCCCCCACTTTTGTAAAAGAAAAAATTACAGCGAGATCGCAGATGTTTCCAGATATTGGCTCTATAAAAACATGTTTCGCTCCAAATAATTTTTTAGCCATCCTCTCCGTTTCTTCATATATCTTAATAGCATATCTTGAGCCACCATACAGTTCATTCCCATATCTACCAGCAAGGTCACTTGCTAAGGCAGTTGAAGCAAAACTGCTGAGCCTGTTTTCAGAAGCAAGCAGGTTTATTCCGGATAGCCTATACTGCTCGTGCTTCTTTATTAATTCTTTTATTTTTTCTTCCATAAAAAGTAAATCAAAACAAGTATAATAATAGTGACTATCAATATCAGAACCCATAAGCTGGATGCTCTTTCAGAACATACAATTTTTACTGGAATTTCAACATAGTTTGTTATGTTTCTGTTGGCAGAGGGATAATATGTCAAAATTATTTTTCCATCTTCTTCCCCTGTTTCATTTGCACTTATTCTTATATTTAATGATTTTTTTGAATGAGATGAAACGGAGAATTTTTTTTCATGCATCAGATGTATTTTACTTATATTATCAGTTGTAAGTTCAACATCTACAGCGGAATTGCAGTTATTCGTAATATTCATTATAAATGATATGGTCTCTCCTTTTATAATAGAGATTTTTGAAGGAAATTCAACACCTATCCCTCTATCATAAAAATTCTGCATTACATAGGTTATTAACTCTTCATCACATCCCTTTATAAAGAAGTTTCCGTCAGTATATGCCTTTATTTTCAGCTCATAATCCACAAATCCCTCAACCTCATTTCTTGCAAATAACTCAACTTTTATGCTTTTATTTATTTCCCCTCCATAAAAGCCCTGTGGAGTAATCTTAAAGGAATTTTCTGAAAGGCTTGCAACAAGCCATTCAGGTGCTTCCACTTCCAAAAAAATTTCTATTGATGTAGGGAATAAAAGACCAATTCCCCAGCTGAAATTTATATTTAAATCCTTGTAGATTTTTTCTCCAACAGAGATAGGTGGAAATTCTCCCATCTCCATTTTTATGTCCGAATTTATGAACCCTGCATTTACCACAGGTAGCAATATAACAATTATTGCAACAAATTTTTTCATAAAAATAATATTTTTCTTATATATATCATTTACAATCCTTTTTTAGACATTTCTTCCATCTTTTTCCTTTATATATTATGGTTATTTTCGGACTTTTGCATTTCTCACAGTATTCCTCCTCAAAAAAGACAGTTCCATTTTTTGGGAGGGGATAAACATTGCTACACTTCGGATAATTAGAGCAACCAACAAACCTTCCGTGTTTTGATTTTCTCAATACAAGCTTTCCACCGCATTTAGGGCAATCACCAAAGTAATTCTGTTTCTCCATCGCCATCTTTATTATCCCCCCGATCTCCTCCCTATTTTCACTTAGTATTTCAAAAGCTTTTCTTAACAAATTCTTTGATTCCTCAACAACCTCACTAAAGCTTTTTTTACCTTCCGCTATACAATCCATTTCCTTTTCCAGATGGGCGGTCATTTCTGGCTTTGTTATAATATCCGCTCCTCTTTTTAAAGCATCAACAACCGCAAATGCAGAGGGAGTGGGAAAAATATATTTTCCTCTTATATAATTTCTCTCATATAACTTACTGATTATTTCATGTCTTGTTGATTTTGTACCCAACCCCTTCTTTTCCATTTCAATTATCAAACTTCCCTGAGTATATCTTGCAGGAGGTTTTGTCTCACCTTTTATTTTTTTAATATCCACAATTCTAACCTCCTCTCCCTCAACCAGATCTGGCAAAAACTCTTCCTTTAAATTTGTTTTATATATTTCCATCCAGTTTTTCTCTTTTACTTTTAACCCATTTGCTTTCAAAATTATTTCCCCCACAGCTATTTCAGCATTTTTGATTTCAATTAATGCATTCTTTGCAAGCGTCGCCATGAAACGCCTGGCAATAAGTTCATATATTTTCGCCTGCCTTGCTTGCAGTTTTTTGCAATCAACTGGGTGAATTGGAGGATGATCCTTGCTTTCTTTTTTTCCGCCAACTGGCTTGCTCCTCATAATGCTTTCAAGCTTTTTAACTTCTTCAGGAAAAACCTCTTTCAATTTTTCAATAATGCTTTTAAATGGAAGGGGTGGATAGACTGTGTTATCTGTTCTCGGGTATGAAATCAACCCGTTCATGTATAGCTCTTCAGCTATTTTCATCGCTTCCATTGCAGAGAAACCAATTTTTGATGCTTCACTTAAAAAGGATGTTGTATCAAAAGGAGGAGGAGGAATTTTTTCAACTTCTTTTTTTGAAAAAGATTTTACAATCCCTTTCCCAATTTCTTTTATTTTGGAAAATAATTCATCTGCAATTTTCTCATCATTTATTACCTTTGGATAATCCGCTTTGAATTTTTCACCATCCTTTTCAAATATAACTTCCACCTTCCAGAAAGGTTTTGGAACAAAATTTCTTATCTCATTTTCCCTTTCTACAATAAGAAAAAGAGTTGGCGACTGAACTCTCCCTACAGATAAAAAATCTTTCCCAAGCTGTTTGGATGAAATAGATATAAATCTTGTTAAACTCGCCCCCCATATCAAATCAATGTGTTGCCTTGCCTCTGCTGACTGGGATAAATTATAATCAATTTTTCCTAGATTTTCAAATGATTTTTTTATTTCATAGGGAGTTATCGAACTGAATTTTGCCCTTTTTATTTCAACATTTTCAGGGAGTAAAGATAAAACCTCCGTTCCTATTAATTCACCTTCCCTGTCATAATCAGTTGCGATTATTACTCTCCCAACATCCTTTGCAAGCTTTCTAATTGCATTTGCAATCTTTCTTTCAGATATTTTTTTCACAGGAGCAACATCTACAAGTTTATCTGGTGGAATATTTTGCCAATTTCCATATTCTTCTGGAAAATCAAGATACATTATATGTCCTTTAAGCCCAACAACAATCTTATCATCAAAATAATAATATGGGACACCATAAATATTCCCCTGCTTAGCCTTCCCATCAGACAAAATCTGTGCAATCCTTCTCGCAGCTATATTTTTTTCACATATTACAAGTGTTTTCATCCTAACTCCCTATCCAGCTCCTCCAGAAATTCCATCAACTTCTCCTTCCCCACTTTGGCGCCCGCCGCTATCTGATGGCCACCGCCAACGCCACCCACCTTTTCTGCCGCAGTTTTCATGGATTTTCCTAAATTTATTCCATTTTCTACCATTTTTTCATCTCCTCTCGCGGATATATCAGCGCCACCATTTACTGCAACTGCAACAACTGGCTTACCTTTTTTGAATTTTGGGAAGTATTTTAGCACTAGACCAGCAATTACTCCAGATAAAGGAGCATGATTTACATAAAAATATAAAAAGTTTTTCATCTCATTAACCTCTTTTTTTTCAATCTCTTTCAATTCCTTTCTTATTTCATCTCTATATTTTTCCTGAATCATTCGGGCTTTATCCATAGCATTCTTATCTTTAAAGCAGAGAGCAATTCCAATACCCGCCTCATTCAACCTGGCGCAGGCATCAAGTTTTGAAGCCATGTCATGAAGATTGCCATAATCCTTTCCATAATAATTTATTTTTTTCCATTCAATTTCATCAACATTTTGCTCCATCAATTTTAATGTCAATGCGGAAAAAAATTTTCTTCTTTCATCCTCGCTTAACTCCTCTAATTTTTTTTCAGGTTTTATTGAAATTGAGTTAAAAAAATGGCTTGAATTAAACATAAAATAGGGATCAATTGAGCTTTCTATCATTTCCTTAACACATTCTCCTCTCAACATATATTGCTCTTTCTCAGCAATAAATCCATTTCCTATTCCTTCTTCAACAATCTTTTTATTAAATCCTATAAACTTCTGTTTATCACCTATCATTCCAACGACTGCAAGCTGGGACAGATCAATATTATTTTTATCTATTGCTTTTGCAAACTCATATGCAATGCCTGATGCACTCGCCTCCCTGCTCGCATCTATTCCATAATTTCTTGGATTTATATAAATTATATCTCCTGTGTCCTCATTTTCTATTATATGGTGATCAAGCACTATTACTTCTCCCCTAATTTTTTTCATTTCCTTCAGGTAACTTGTACCTATATCAACGAATATTGTAAGGGGATTTTCTCCTTTTGATATTTCATCAATAAGATTTGGAGAAGTTTTCTTTATTGAGATGTGAAATTTATATCCCAATCTTGCAAGAGATATAGCAACTATACTTGCCGAAGAAATTCCATCTGCATCAACATGCCCTATTATTCTTACAATACTGTCCTTTTTCAATCTATGAATGATGTCCCCCGCATACTTAACTTCTTCTTCCAAATTCATCCATAATCACCTTTATAACAATCAATATAAATGATGCAAAAGCTAAATAAAAGCCTATTCCAAAAGCACCTTCTTTTAATTTTAAAATATCCGAGAATTTCCATATGAGTAATGAGTATGCAATCAAGGATGCTGAAATAGATAAAGAGGAAAAAACAAATTTTTTTAAGAATAGAAAAATAATTGACGCAATTATTGCTAAGAGAGAAAAAATAAGAAATTTTGAGAAAATTGATGGTAGCTGGATGAATTCTCCATAATAATCATTATATTCTATCATCTGGGGAAGAAAGATATAGAGTTTTGTCTGCGAGGAATGCCACCATGGGAGTGCAAATGATAAAGATATAGTTATTGTGGATATTGTTGAGAAATCAAATTTTCTCCTGAATATAAAAATTGCTGAAATTAAAATAAATGGGATATAGGGCCATATTGAGAAATTTCTTGTAATTATCTTAAATTCTTCATCAGTATTTAAAAAAATATCTTTTTTTGCAATCAAATTTTTATTATAAACCTTTATGGTATAGTGTGCGGGAGGTAAAATATTCTGAGAAAATTCATTACCATCTCTCTCATAAAATATTTTTGCATCCATTGGAAAACCTCTCCTATCATAAACCTTTACTTTTATTTCATATTCTACAGGAAAAAAAACAGTAAAAACATCGCTAGAGGGTATTTTAACTTCCTTTCTTACAGTAATATTTTTGTAGTTTATTAAAAAACTATAATTTCCCGATGGTAAATCATAAAATGAATAATATTTATCTTCCTTTTTGCCTTCTATATAAATTTTTTCAATCATCTCATCGCTTGTTAGGATTGGATTTAGAGATATTCCACATGGGAGGGAAAGATTATCTTTTATCATAAATTTTATGCTGTATGTATTTATTTCATATTCCCTTTTCAATCTATAAAAAAGAATAATATTCTCTTCCTTTATTAAAAATCCATTATACAGAACCTGTATCCTATATTTATTCAGCACTGGAAGAAATATTTTTCCGCTACCCAAGATTTCCTCTATTAAATTTCCATTTCTATCAAAAATTTTTATTTTTGCTCCTTCTTCTGATTTAATTTCAACTTTAACTGGTATAGAACAAAAAACATGTATTTTTTCATCTCCATTTAATGAAAAAGCGCTATAACCAATCAATTTTTTTTCTTTTGAAACAGAATAAATTTTTACAACATAATTTGCGGGTGGTAGAGAAAAACTTGCTTTCCTGAAATTCATAACACTTCTTGCAATCGTGGTCTTATTCCATATTTCCACTTCAAGATGAGAAAAATTTATGCCAAAAAATGCTGAAATATAAGAATAAAAAGGAAAGGAATGGCGAAAATGGGATATTATTGTAACATTGTATAAATTTTCATTTCCTCCATATATTTCCGTTTCATAAAAATTCCTATAGCCCGCAAGAATAAAAAAAGAATTTGCTTCCCTGCTTATATTTTCATTTCCTCCATAAAAAAACTCAACTGTTCCATTATAAATTACTCCTTCCTCAATATCCCCCGTTTTTATCCTTCCGACACTAATCCCCCCGCCATCCACCTCAACACCCGGAACTTTTATTTCCTCCTTCACCGCCGCCTTCACCGCATACTCGCCGGGCGAAAAAATGAAGCCATATGCCTTTGATTTGTCATCCATAAAAACCCATGGTTGATCGCCAAGAATTATATTATCCTTTGATGAAAGAATCCATTTATATTCCTTGCTGCTGGGATTTGTTTCTATTTCATATTCCTCCACCCCATTTTTACCATTTAAATGAATATAAGGAAGAATCTCCCCCATATTTAATTCATCTATTGTTTTGCTTCTCGATTTAACAAATAGAATATACGCATATATACCATTATTCTCGGATTTTTCATCCACCCTGCATCTCTCGACGCATTCATGCTTAAGTTGAATAAAAATTCTTTTTTCGTTTGTTGGTGAATAATAATAGGTATATATTGCTCTTGTTTTTATTTTTTCATCATATGAGGAGCTTTCTATTGCAACCTTGGTCATAAGATTTCCATCAACTATAATTTCTTTTGCCAGAAGTTTTTCATCGCTTCCTATTTCTTTTTCTCCTTCATAAAAGAAGGCAAAGGAAAAGATTTGCTCCCAGTTTTTCATTTCAAATCTATCCGCTCCTTCCTTTACCTTTATCACTTTATTACTCATCTCTATCCCTATTATACTTCCCTCCTGGCATATCCCAAAAACAGGCTTTTTTTCCTCTATAACTTCATAATAATTAATTCTTGCATAATAATTTTTTACTGGCTCAACATAGTAAAAAGAATCCTTAATATCAACATGGTCAATATAGCTTATATCAGCAATATTTTCTCCATATTCTACCAAATATTTACCCTTTCCCTGATAAAGAAAAACAATGTTACATGCCTTTATATATTTTTCATCAATTCTCTCCATGCTGTGTATCTGGCTTTCTATTTCCTTTCCATTATAAAAAACTCTTATTGAATGCTTTTTTTCATCTATCGCAATACATGGATTTCTGAATTCAACTCTTACATCAACTGGCTGATAATTGAATTCATCGGGAGCATCAATTCTTATCTCCTCAAAATATTTTGCTTTTGCATTAAATGATAAGAAAGATAGAAGAATAATTGCCGTGCAAAGCAATAATTTTTTCACAACAAAAATATATTTTCTTGTTAATAAAAATTAGCATAACACAAAAAATTATTTTTAGCTCTTATTTTTCTTTTATGATTAAAATAATATGTCTTGGCAGGCTAAAAGAGAGATTTTATTCTGAAGCAGTTGAGGAATATAGAAAAAGAATTGAAAAATTTTTTAGATTTGATATAGTTGAAACTGATGAAATAAAAGATTTTGGAGATTTTAACATATTTTTAGATGAAAATGGTGAGGAAATGAATTCCCAAGAATTTGCAAATTTTTTAAATGATATTCTTCTAAAATATAAAAATGTTTATTTTTTTATAGGTAGTTATAAAGGATTTGAAGAAAAGAAGAATGCGGACTTTACTTTATCTCTCTCAAAAATGACTTTTCCATATCAACTTTGCAGAGTGATTCTCATTGAGCAGATATACAGGGCAATAACAATAATTAAAGGAATAAACTATCAAAAATAATTATCCTATTTTCCTGTTTCTTATTTTATAAAAAATTGATGTCATGAGGAGTATCGCCGAAATTATGAATAAAATTATGCCTAAGTATGGATAATTTTTTATTTCATTTCCTAAAGTTTCTCTTAAAATTTTTGCCCCATCGCTTTTTTCTTCCATATACCTAATCATATAGAGTACCCCAGCTACAAGAAAAGCTATTGAAGAAGAAAGAAGAAGAATTATTTTAGCTCTATCTGGATAAAGAATATTTTTACCTTTTTGAGTGAGGGAGTAATAAATCCATTTCCTCTCGCCTTCTATTTTTTTAACCAATCCAGCCTCACATAGCTTTGATAAATGCTTCAGCACCGCCGGCTTGCTTATACTCATTTCTCTCGCAAGCTCTGAAACAGTCATTTTTCTTTCATCCAACTTTTTTAACAAATTTATCCTTGTATCAGAAGCAAGTGCCATAAAGCTATCTTTTTCAAGAACCACCTTTTCCATCACTATTAAAAAAGAAACAATATATTAATCTTTTATTTTTATTAACCTTTCAGTTTCTCACTAATTCCGCGGGCAGCAAGCAAACCAGTGACTGCAGAGGCAATTATACCCCTCGCCAAGCCAGCACCATCACCAGCGACAAAGAAATTTTTCAGATTTGTTTCCATATTTTTGCTGACTTCAAATCTCATTGAATAGAATTTTATTTCTGGAGCATAAAGAAGGGTTGAATCTTCTGCAACACCAGGTATCACCTTTGCAAGTTTATCAAGCCCCTCTATTATATCTGTTACAATTCTATGGGGCAGTGCCATTGAAATATCTCCAGGTGTAGCATTTTTAAGGGTTGGCTCAACATATGATTTACCTATTCTTTCCCATGTTGATCTCCTTCCCGCTTTAAGGTCACCAAGCCTTTGCAAAATTGGCTTTCTTCCTCCTATAACTGTTGCCATGGATGCAATTGCCATTCCATAAGCAGTGGTATTTTCAACTGGTTCAGTTAATGACAATCTTACAAGAAAAGCAAAATTTGTATTTTCAGATTTTTCATTAAGCGATGAATGACCATTTACAGATATATATTTTCCATAGTCCTCCATCACAACAAAACCATCTGGACATGTGCAGAAAGTTCTAACAAAATCATCATAAGTTTGGGTGTAAATATGGAACTTTGGGTCCCATGCCTTCTCTATAACATCTTCCATGACAACAGATGGAACTTCAACCCTTACACCCAAGTCGAGAGGAGCATATCTTGTTTTTATTCCAAGCTTGTTTGCCTGCTGGCTGAGCCATTCCGCCCCGCTCCGCCCGACCGCTGCTATAAGATATGAGCATTCTATTTTTTCTCCTTCGAGGTGCAATATAAAATTTTTCCTTTTCTCTATTTCCTTAACTTCCTTTTCGAGATAAAATTTAACTCCTTTTGACTCAATCTCTTTTTTAAAGGAACCTATTAAAGACGGCAGTCTATCTGAGCCAATGTGACGCTGAGGAATGGGAATAAAGCGAATTCCATATTGCGATGATATTTTTTCCAAATCCTTCAAATTCTTTCCATAGAGTTTTTTAGGGGCTCCATGCTGTAAAAATTTTTCATCTACTTTTTTTATCAGCTCTTCCGCATTTTGGCAAAATTCATTTAAATTTCCTCCTATATCAGCCCTTAAATTCAGCTTTCCGTCAGATAAACAGCCAGCCCCTCCAACACCGCATAAAATATTGCATGGTTTGCATTTCATGCACTTTGTATATTGCTTGATGGGGCATTTTCTCTCATCTACATCTTTCCCCTTCTCTATTACCAGCACATCCTTTATGCCGTTTTCTGCCAGCTCGCTGGCGGCGAAAAGGCCAGCTGGTCCTGCCCCAATTATTACTACCTTATAATAACCTTTTGGCATTTAGTTCTTTTATAATCTCTTTTATCGCTTCCTCAACCTGCTCAGCTTTTCTTGCTCCAGTGCATACAAGCTTGCCGGATCCAAAAAGGAGTATAACCACTTTTGGCTCCTCCATTCGATAAACTAAGCCAGGAAACTGCTCTGGCTCATATTCTATTTTTTCAAGCCCGACCGCCTGTGCAATTGCTATAAGGTTTAGCTGAGCATGAAGGTTTGCAGATGCAACAATATTCTGTACAGTTATCTCTGGCTCCTTATAAACCCTGAAGCCTGCTCCCTCCACCTTATTGCAAACTTTTTTAATTGCTTTTTCAACATCCTTTATTGTTTTTGCTCCAGTGCATACAACCTTCCCGCTTCTGAAAAGGAGTGCAGCAGTCTTTGGTTCGTCAAGCCTTAAAACTAAGCCAGGAAACTGCTCTGGCTGGTATTCACTCTCCGGTATTGCCTTCTTTAGTTTAGAAAGTTCGAGTTCTTTTGCAATTGTTGTAGAAGCAACAACATTTTCAATTTTCATATCTACATTCATGCGGATATATATAAATGGTGTTTATAAATGTTGGGAAAAGGTTTCAGCTTACAATTAATTATAATCTCGTATTTGTTTTATAAAAAAACAAATATTTCAATCATATTCCGATTTTAACGAGCCAATTCTGTTTCTTAAAACTGCAAGAATACCTGGAATTTCAATCCTACCTTAGTCCGATTTTAACAAATATAATTGGATAAGATACATATTCATTGATATCATTTCAATCCTACCTTAGTCCGATTTTAACAAATCGTTGGATATGATAAATCTTGAGAATTATTCGCATTTCAATCCTACCTTAGTCCGATTTTAACTCGTTGTCCTGTTGTGGGTTGATTAAAAATAATTGAATTTCAATCCTACCTTAGTCCGATTTTAACAAGAATTTCCGTAATAACAATAAAGAGTATAGTTTGATTTCAATCCTACCTTAGTCCGATTTTAACGAAGAGAAATTTTTAAGATTATTCTTAATTCATTATAATTTCAATCCTACCTTAGTCCGATTTTAACACGGGTCTCTTTTCTCTGTATTTCGCAGAGATCCTAATTTCAATCCTACCTTAGTCCGATTTTAACCTCCTTAATGAGTTGTTCATCTCTCTCATGCGGTTTTGATTTCAATCCTACCTTAGTCCGATTTTAACTTAACAAAATAACTCCTGCGGGAAAAGAATTTTTAAATATTTCAATCCTACCTTAGTCCGATTTTAACCGAGGAGATAACGGCCGAGTGGGCTAAATGTAATCAATTTCAATCCTACCTTAGTCCGATTTTAACAAGTGTTTAATGTTGCTGAAAGGGTTAGTAGAGTAGATTTCAATCCTACCTTAGTCCGATTTTAACGAAAGCGCAATACAACGAGGAATGTTTATTTTTATATATTTCAATCCTACCTTAGTCCGATTTTAACCGTATTTGTAAGAAAAGAAAACAGCAACGAAATAGGATTTCAATCCTACCTTAGTCCGATTTTAACCGCATAATTATATATCATCTCCATATGCATATGCTTTATTTCAATCCTACCTTAGTCCGATTTTAACTGGCTATTTAGGAGAGGCAATAAAAAGAGCATTAAGCATTTCAATCCTACCTTAGTCCGA of the Thermoplasmatales archaeon genome contains:
- a CDS encoding sigma-70 region 4 domain-containing protein codes for the protein MSHVTPEMRRIMVMAKKAGKKTKEIAEFLGISRKTVWKWNKRAHHPGKESFRDK
- the nifS gene encoding cysteine desulfurase NifS — its product is MKKIYLDHAATTPVDREVLEEMLPFFNEKFGNASSLHSWGREAKKAIEEARERVAKLINADASRIIFTGSGTESDNLAIKGIAFSKGKGHIITSKIEHPAVLETCKYLEKKGFEVTYLPVDNYGLVNIDDLENEIREDTILISIMHANNEIGTIENIEEIGKIAKKNDIVFHTDAVQSVGKIEVDAKKINVDMLSLSSHKIYGPKGVGGLYIREGLKIEPILHGGGHEGGLRSSTENVAGIVGFGKACELAGKRWRSDAEKMRKLRNKIIKNTLEIEEAYLTGHPEKRLPNSASFYFKGIEGESLVLLLDSKGIAASTGSACSSKKLQPSHVLLAIGIKPEHAHGSLRITLGRENEEEEIDYFLEILPEIVKKLREISPLWKKS
- a CDS encoding DNA topoisomerase I; translated protein: MKTLVICEKNIAARRIAQILSDGKAKQGNIYGVPYYYFDDKIVVGLKGHIMYLDFPEEYGNWQNIPPDKLVDVAPVKKISERKIANAIRKLAKDVGRVIIATDYDREGELIGTEVLSLLPENVEIKRAKFSSITPYEIKKSFENLGKIDYNLSQSAEARQHIDLIWGASLTRFISISSKQLGKDFLSVGRVQSPTLFLIVERENEIRNFVPKPFWKVEVIFEKDGEKFKADYPKVINDEKIADELFSKIKEIGKGIVKSFSKKEVEKIPPPPFDTTSFLSEASKIGFSAMEAMKIAEELYMNGLISYPRTDNTVYPPLPFKSIIEKLKEVFPEEVKKLESIMRSKPVGGKKESKDHPPIHPVDCKKLQARQAKIYELIARRFMATLAKNALIEIKNAEIAVGEIILKANGLKVKEKNWMEIYKTNLKEEFLPDLVEGEEVRIVDIKKIKGETKPPARYTQGSLIIEMEKKGLGTKSTRHEIISKLYERNYIRGKYIFPTPSAFAVVDALKRGADIITKPEMTAHLEKEMDCIAEGKKSFSEVVEESKNLLRKAFEILSENREEIGGIIKMAMEKQNYFGDCPKCGGKLVLRKSKHGRFVGCSNYPKCSNVYPLPKNGTVFFEEEYCEKCKSPKITIIYKGKRWKKCLKKDCK
- a CDS encoding DHH family phosphoesterase, encoding MNLEEEVKYAGDIIHRLKKDSIVRIIGHVDADGISSASIVAISLARLGYKFHISIKKTSPNLIDEISKGENPLTIFVDIGTSYLKEMKKIRGEVIVLDHHIIENEDTGDIIYINPRNYGIDASREASASGIAYEFAKAIDKNNIDLSQLAVVGMIGDKQKFIGFNKKIVEEGIGNGFIAEKEQYMLRGECVKEMIESSIDPYFMFNSSHFFNSISIKPEKKLEELSEDERRKFFSALTLKLMEQNVDEIEWKKINYYGKDYGNLHDMASKLDACARLNEAGIGIALCFKDKNAMDKARMIQEKYRDEIRKELKEIEKKEVNEMKNFLYFYVNHAPLSGVIAGLVLKYFPKFKKGKPVVAVAVNGGADISARGDEKMVENGINLGKSMKTAAEKVGGVGGGHQIAAGAKVGKEKLMEFLEELDRELG
- a CDS encoding 23S rRNA (pseudouridine(1915)-N(3))-methyltransferase RlmH, giving the protein MIKIICLGRLKERFYSEAVEEYRKRIEKFFRFDIVETDEIKDFGDFNIFLDENGEEMNSQEFANFLNDILLKYKNVYFFIGSYKGFEEKKNADFTLSLSKMTFPYQLCRVILIEQIYRAITIIKGINYQK
- a CDS encoding winged helix-turn-helix transcriptional regulator; translated protein: MEKVVLEKDSFMALASDTRINLLKKLDERKMTVSELAREMSISKPAVLKHLSKLCEAGLVKKIEGERKWIYYSLTQKGKNILYPDRAKIILLLSSSIAFLVAGVLYMIRYMEEKSDGAKILRETLGNEIKNYPYLGIILFIISAILLMTSIFYKIRNRKIG
- a CDS encoding NAD(P)/FAD-dependent oxidoreductase, with protein sequence MPKGYYKVVIIGAGPAGLFAASELAENGIKDVLVIEKGKDVDERKCPIKQYTKCMKCKPCNILCGVGGAGCLSDGKLNLRADIGGNLNEFCQNAEELIKKVDEKFLQHGAPKKLYGKNLKDLEKISSQYGIRFIPIPQRHIGSDRLPSLIGSFKKEIESKGVKFYLEKEVKEIEKRKNFILHLEGEKIECSYLIAAVGRSGAEWLSQQANKLGIKTRYAPLDLGVRVEVPSVVMEDVIEKAWDPKFHIYTQTYDDFVRTFCTCPDGFVVMEDYGKYISVNGHSSLNEKSENTNFAFLVRLSLTEPVENTTAYGMAIASMATVIGGRKPILQRLGDLKAGRRSTWERIGKSYVEPTLKNATPGDISMALPHRIVTDIIEGLDKLAKVIPGVAEDSTLLYAPEIKFYSMRFEVSKNMETNLKNFFVAGDGAGLARGIIASAVTGLLAARGISEKLKG